A single window of Triplophysa dalaica isolate WHDGS20190420 chromosome 14, ASM1584641v1, whole genome shotgun sequence DNA harbors:
- the ppfibp2a gene encoding liprin-beta-2 isoform X7 — MELEVNLYKHFAWLKKVNVQSAGNSESNLERLSRLEGDKESLVLQVSVLTDEVEAQGEKIRDLQSSLQEYQHKLNCTEKMLQQELTIRTCLETQKLGLMEEVSCLKLNLGDMENKQAQSTKRQHKAESVVNLISELQEQMCRIRQEISSKITEKPLLLDQEKGCEPAQASLTEPKPAVGQRSGALVMLGHANTQALHESHLCKTANLLQELKMLKNQVEHLEQEKSEYKQKLKVTQAEITSLQQLLSCKTAEIGSLQSQLLSRAPVSVDSAERDQELQRIKIGMESLIAANNEKDRRIVELTLLLTQCRQISDIMTLVQASGDKSVPISSEEDEQNGSINTKSLTHKAHTELSFSSSSPLLVTSDSSQKDANSRSISMQDLKASSEQKIHPADNRQQTPPAIQTLSQKRESEASGTSDQSSPEDVSLKNTEKMKDTASDLSSLSSGADSGQQSPVLQENVKNTSILKLWGKTKRTGVLSDDLEPIEFRRGGFRATAGPRLTRNPDSGHSACLHMPFCKWNTEQVCSWLEDSGFGQYVNLARQWVESGQTLLSATPQELEKEICIKHPLHRKKLQLALRAFNNKSMEKSSELNHIWVTRWLDDIGLPQYKDQFYESRVDGRMLQYLTVNDLLFLKVTSQLHHLSIKCAIHVLHANKFNPHCLRRRPGDENKTSPSEVVQWSNHRVMEWLRSVDLAEYAPNLRGSGVHGGLVILEPRFNLETLAMLLNIPPQKTLLRRHLATNFSTLVGSQAQQEKREFDNASRHAPLTTTAKVRPKKLGFTHFRQLRKLRTEESADYICPMETRTPQILSGSPKRLFASFRGNSPVLDSDLNRLEQAGSSS; from the exons GAGCTAACAATCAGGACTTGTCTTGAAACGCAGAAGCTGGGTTTGATGGAGGAAGTGTCCTGTCTGAAACTAAACCTTGGGGACATGGAAAACAAACAAGCTCAAAGCACTAAGAGGCAACATAAAGCTGAG AGCGTAGTGAATCTGATCAGTGAGCTGCAGGAGCAGATGTGCAGAATTCGGCAGGAGATTTCCAGTAAGATCACAGAGAAGCCACTGTTGTTGGACCAAGAGAAAGGTTGTGAGCCAGCTCAGGCGTCTCTGACTGAGCCGAAGCCAGCAGTGGGTCAGAGATCCGGAGCTTTAGTCATGCTTGGACACGCGAACACACAGGCTCTGCACGAATCTCATCTGTGTAAAACGGCA AATCTGCTTCAGGAGCTGAAGATGTTAAAGAATCAAGTTGAACATCTGGAACAAGAGAAGTCAGAGTACAAGCAAAAGCTCAAGGTGACACAG GCAGAGATCACAAGTTTGCAGCAACTGTTGAGCTGTAAAACTGCTGAGATTGGGAGTCTTCAGTCTCAGCTGCTCTCCAGAGCTCCAGTGTCTGTGGATAGCGCTGAGAGAG ATCAGGAGCTCCAGAGAATAAAAATTGGGATGGAGTCACTTATTGCAGCCAATAATGAAAAG gACCGGCGAATAGTAGAGCTTACTCTACTCCTCACCCAGTGCAGACAGATCAGTGATATCATGACATTAGTTCAAG CATCTGGAGACAAATCTGTTCCCATCAGCAGTGAGGAAGACGAACAGAATGGAAGTATAAACACGAAATCTTTAACACACAAGGCTCACACTgag TTGAGCTTCAGTAGCTCATCTCCTTTACTGGTCACTTCAGATTCTTCACAAAAGGATGCAAACTCAAG aTCCATCAGCATGCAAGACTTGAAAGCCAGCTCAGAACAAAAG ATTCATCCAGCTGATAACAGACAACAAACACCACCAGCGATACAGACACTCTCGcagaaaagagagagtgagGCGAGTGGAACATCAGACCAGAGTTCTCCAGAGGATGTCAGCCTTA aaaacacagagaaaatgaaGGATACAGCATCTGACCTATCCTCACTGTCGTCTGGAGCAGATTCTGGTCAGCAATCACCTGTGTTAcaggaaaatgttaaaaacaccaGTATACTCAAACTTTGGGGAAA GACCAAGAGAACAGGTGTGCTGTCAGATGACCTGGAGCCCATCGAGTTCAGGAGAGGAGGGTTCAGGGCCACAGCGGGACCCCGGTTAACACGGAACCCTGATTCAGGACACTCAGCTTG TCTGCACATGCCATTCTGTAAGTGGAACACAGAGCAGGTGTGTAGCTGGCTGGAGGACAGCGGTTTCGGGCAGTATGTTAATTTGGCCCGTCAATGGGTGGAGAGCGGTCAAACCTTACTATCTGCCACTCCACAGGAGCTTGAGAAG GAGATTTGTATTAAACATCCTCTGCACAGAAAGAAGCTGCAATTGGCACTCAGAGCCTTTAATAACAAGTCAATGGAAAAATCTTCTGAACTTAATCACATCTGGGTTACAC GCTGGCTTGATGACATTGGCTTACCCCAATACAAAGATCAGTTCTATGAGAGCAGGGTTGATGGACGAATGCTACAGTATTTGACGGTG aatGATCTACTGTTCCTGAAAGTCACCAGCCAACTCCATCATTTGAGCATTAAATGTGCAATCCATGTTCTTCATGCCAACAAGTTCAACCCACACTGCTTGAGACGGAGACCAGGGGACGAG AATAAGACTTCTCCCTCTGAGGTGGTTCAGTGGTCTAATCACCGTGTGATGGAGTGGTTGAGATCAGTGGATTTGGCCGAATATGCTCCAAATCTGAGAGGCAGTGGAGTTCATGGAGGCCTGGTT ATTCTGGAGCCTCGCTTTAACCTTGAAACGTTGGCCATGCTCCTCAACATTCCCCCTCAGAAGACCCTCCTCAGACGGCACCTCGCCACCAACTTCAGCACACTTGTTGGATCTCAGGCACAGCAAGAGAAACGGGAATTTGACAATGCCAGCAGGCATGCACCACTTACCACCACCGCCAAAGTCAGg CCAAAGAAGCTAGGCTTTACCCACTTCAGACAACTAAGAAAGCTCAGGACAGAAGAATCAGCAGATTACATCTGTCCCATGGAAACAAGGACCCCTCAGATTCTAAGTGGGTCACCAAAGCGACTCTTTGCCAGCTTCAGAGGCAACAGCCCTGTCTTAGATAGTGACTTAAACAGACTGGAGCAGGCTGGGTCTTCAAGTTGA
- the ppfibp2a gene encoding liprin-beta-2 isoform X2, translated as MELEVNLYKHFAWLKKVNVQSAGNSESNLERLSRLEGDKESLVLQVSVLTDEVEAQGEKIRDLQSSLQEYQHKLNCTEKMLQQELTIRTCLETQKLGLMEEVSCLKLNLGDMENKQAQSTKRQHKAESVVNLISELQEQMCRIRQEISSKITEKPLLLDQEKGCEPAQASLTEPKPAVGQRSGALVMLGHANTQALHESHLCKTANLLQELKMLKNQVEHLEQEKSEYKQKLKVTQAEITSLQQLLSCKTAEIGSLQSQLLSRAPVSVDSAERDQELQRIKIGMESLIAANNEKDRRIVELTLLLTQCRQISDIMTLVQASGDKSVPISSEEDEQNGSINTKSLTHKAHTELSFSSSSPLLVTSDSSQKDANSRSISMQDLKASSEQKALEGKLVGPVLSEEIHPADNRQQTPPAIQTLSQKRESEASGTSDQSSPEDVSLKNTEKMKDTASDLSSLSSGADSGQQSPVLQENVKNTSILKLWGKTKRTGVLSDDLEPIEFRRGGFRATAGPRLTRNPDSGHSACLHMPFCKWNTEQVCSWLEDSGFGQYVNLARQWVESGQTLLSATPQELEKEICIKHPLHRKKLQLALRAFNNKSMEKSSELNHIWVTRWLDDIGLPQYKDQFYESRVDGRMLQYLTVNDLLFLKVTSQLHHLSIKCAIHVLHANKFNPHCLRRRPGDENKTSPSEVVQWSNHRVMEWLRSVDLAEYAPNLRGSGVHGGLVILEPRFNLETLAMLLNIPPQKTLLRRHLATNFSTLVGSQAQQEKREFDNASRHAPLTTTAKVRPKKLGFTHFRQLRKLRTEESADYICPMETRTPQILSGSPKRLFASFRGNSPVLDSDLNRLEQAGSSS; from the exons GAGCTAACAATCAGGACTTGTCTTGAAACGCAGAAGCTGGGTTTGATGGAGGAAGTGTCCTGTCTGAAACTAAACCTTGGGGACATGGAAAACAAACAAGCTCAAAGCACTAAGAGGCAACATAAAGCTGAG AGCGTAGTGAATCTGATCAGTGAGCTGCAGGAGCAGATGTGCAGAATTCGGCAGGAGATTTCCAGTAAGATCACAGAGAAGCCACTGTTGTTGGACCAAGAGAAAGGTTGTGAGCCAGCTCAGGCGTCTCTGACTGAGCCGAAGCCAGCAGTGGGTCAGAGATCCGGAGCTTTAGTCATGCTTGGACACGCGAACACACAGGCTCTGCACGAATCTCATCTGTGTAAAACGGCA AATCTGCTTCAGGAGCTGAAGATGTTAAAGAATCAAGTTGAACATCTGGAACAAGAGAAGTCAGAGTACAAGCAAAAGCTCAAGGTGACACAG GCAGAGATCACAAGTTTGCAGCAACTGTTGAGCTGTAAAACTGCTGAGATTGGGAGTCTTCAGTCTCAGCTGCTCTCCAGAGCTCCAGTGTCTGTGGATAGCGCTGAGAGAG ATCAGGAGCTCCAGAGAATAAAAATTGGGATGGAGTCACTTATTGCAGCCAATAATGAAAAG gACCGGCGAATAGTAGAGCTTACTCTACTCCTCACCCAGTGCAGACAGATCAGTGATATCATGACATTAGTTCAAG CATCTGGAGACAAATCTGTTCCCATCAGCAGTGAGGAAGACGAACAGAATGGAAGTATAAACACGAAATCTTTAACACACAAGGCTCACACTgag TTGAGCTTCAGTAGCTCATCTCCTTTACTGGTCACTTCAGATTCTTCACAAAAGGATGCAAACTCAAG aTCCATCAGCATGCAAGACTTGAAAGCCAGCTCAGAACAAAAG GCTCTAGAAGGCAAACTGGTAGGGCCCGTCCTGTCAGAGGAG ATTCATCCAGCTGATAACAGACAACAAACACCACCAGCGATACAGACACTCTCGcagaaaagagagagtgagGCGAGTGGAACATCAGACCAGAGTTCTCCAGAGGATGTCAGCCTTA aaaacacagagaaaatgaaGGATACAGCATCTGACCTATCCTCACTGTCGTCTGGAGCAGATTCTGGTCAGCAATCACCTGTGTTAcaggaaaatgttaaaaacaccaGTATACTCAAACTTTGGGGAAA GACCAAGAGAACAGGTGTGCTGTCAGATGACCTGGAGCCCATCGAGTTCAGGAGAGGAGGGTTCAGGGCCACAGCGGGACCCCGGTTAACACGGAACCCTGATTCAGGACACTCAGCTTG TCTGCACATGCCATTCTGTAAGTGGAACACAGAGCAGGTGTGTAGCTGGCTGGAGGACAGCGGTTTCGGGCAGTATGTTAATTTGGCCCGTCAATGGGTGGAGAGCGGTCAAACCTTACTATCTGCCACTCCACAGGAGCTTGAGAAG GAGATTTGTATTAAACATCCTCTGCACAGAAAGAAGCTGCAATTGGCACTCAGAGCCTTTAATAACAAGTCAATGGAAAAATCTTCTGAACTTAATCACATCTGGGTTACAC GCTGGCTTGATGACATTGGCTTACCCCAATACAAAGATCAGTTCTATGAGAGCAGGGTTGATGGACGAATGCTACAGTATTTGACGGTG aatGATCTACTGTTCCTGAAAGTCACCAGCCAACTCCATCATTTGAGCATTAAATGTGCAATCCATGTTCTTCATGCCAACAAGTTCAACCCACACTGCTTGAGACGGAGACCAGGGGACGAG AATAAGACTTCTCCCTCTGAGGTGGTTCAGTGGTCTAATCACCGTGTGATGGAGTGGTTGAGATCAGTGGATTTGGCCGAATATGCTCCAAATCTGAGAGGCAGTGGAGTTCATGGAGGCCTGGTT ATTCTGGAGCCTCGCTTTAACCTTGAAACGTTGGCCATGCTCCTCAACATTCCCCCTCAGAAGACCCTCCTCAGACGGCACCTCGCCACCAACTTCAGCACACTTGTTGGATCTCAGGCACAGCAAGAGAAACGGGAATTTGACAATGCCAGCAGGCATGCACCACTTACCACCACCGCCAAAGTCAGg CCAAAGAAGCTAGGCTTTACCCACTTCAGACAACTAAGAAAGCTCAGGACAGAAGAATCAGCAGATTACATCTGTCCCATGGAAACAAGGACCCCTCAGATTCTAAGTGGGTCACCAAAGCGACTCTTTGCCAGCTTCAGAGGCAACAGCCCTGTCTTAGATAGTGACTTAAACAGACTGGAGCAGGCTGGGTCTTCAAGTTGA